In Methanobacterium petrolearium, one genomic interval encodes:
- a CDS encoding peptidase: MDLKDLIDNLIANFINFWNAGWENKALVVVGVVVLIILLYAFNPFQAKTNLTGENNSQVPQTTTVPTTEPITDSVNSSNSTNDTGNDTYLITAEQAKQIALRDNIGYTAGDPLQGTVVVNQTTAVVWIVPLSKHSQFVKNVYVDVNTGIVIEA, encoded by the coding sequence ATGGATTTAAAGGATTTAATCGATAATTTAATAGCTAATTTCATCAATTTCTGGAATGCAGGATGGGAAAACAAAGCCCTTGTTGTAGTGGGAGTTGTGGTTTTGATTATTTTACTCTATGCTTTTAATCCGTTTCAAGCCAAAACTAATCTTACCGGAGAAAACAATTCTCAAGTCCCTCAAACTACAACCGTCCCTACAACTGAACCTATCACTGATTCAGTTAACTCTTCTAATTCAACCAATGACACCGGGAACGATACATACCTTATTACTGCAGAACAAGCAAAACAAATAGCTTTGAGGGATAATATTGGATATACTGCAGGAGATCCATTGCAAGGAACTGTTGTGGTTAATCAGACAACTGCAGTGGTCTGGATTGTGCCCCTTTCTAAACACTCTCAATTTGTCAAAAATGTATACGTGGACGTGAATACTGGAATTGTAATTGAGGCTTAA
- a CDS encoding diphthine--ammonia ligase, with amino-acid sequence MKAAVLFSGGKDSTMAAYKAINEGWQLKYLLSVSSTNPHSYMFHVPNIHLTPLLSQAMEIPLLQAETPGEKEEELKDLKDALIKLKEKGVDAIFTGAIDSQYQRSRIDQLCQEVGLESHAPLWHWDPEEYMKEIIQLGFEVIITSVAAEGLDESWLGRKIDEDLLGELKKLKKKYGLHMAFEGGEAETLVLNGPIFKKKLHILKSKKVWNRDSGYLVIEDAILKDVD; translated from the coding sequence ATGAAAGCAGCAGTACTTTTTTCAGGTGGCAAAGACAGTACAATGGCCGCATATAAAGCCATAAACGAAGGATGGCAATTAAAATATCTTCTTTCTGTTTCTTCCACAAACCCCCATTCCTACATGTTCCACGTTCCTAACATCCACCTTACACCCCTACTTTCCCAGGCAATGGAAATACCTCTATTGCAGGCTGAAACTCCTGGAGAAAAAGAGGAAGAATTAAAAGATCTCAAAGATGCGCTTATTAAACTTAAAGAAAAAGGTGTTGATGCAATATTCACAGGAGCCATTGATTCGCAGTATCAAAGATCACGCATTGACCAGCTCTGCCAAGAGGTTGGATTAGAATCTCATGCACCTTTATGGCATTGGGATCCGGAGGAATACATGAAAGAGATCATCCAACTGGGATTTGAAGTGATTATTACCAGTGTGGCTGCAGAAGGCCTGGATGAATCCTGGTTAGGAAGGAAAATAGATGAAGATCTGTTAGGGGAGTTAAAAAAACTTAAAAAAAAATATGGTTTACACATGGCATTTGAAGGTGGTGAAGCTGAAACATTAGTCCTTAATGGTCCCATTTTCAAAAAAAAACTTCATATCCTCAAATCAAAGAAGGTTTGGAATAGAGATAGTGGATATCTCGTCATTGAAGATGCCATATTAAAGGATGTAGATTAA
- a CDS encoding RNA-binding domain-containing protein yields the protein MEAHAKVHPTEDLDKVIEAFSNVFDYDDLIITEDQVTVTGSSSTLRPVKEFLEKRQIRDTARKILIKGLEPDLNEINFKISKQAAFAGIINLVEDDLSPLGEIELTIKTKNPEEFIDWLCHH from the coding sequence ATGGAAGCACACGCAAAAGTACATCCTACTGAAGACTTGGACAAAGTTATTGAGGCCTTTTCCAATGTTTTTGACTATGACGATCTCATAATAACTGAAGACCAGGTTACGGTAACTGGAAGCTCTTCAACATTGCGTCCAGTTAAAGAATTCCTAGAAAAAAGGCAGATAAGGGATACTGCCCGTAAAATCCTTATTAAAGGATTAGAACCTGATTTAAATGAAATTAATTTTAAAATTAGCAAGCAAGCAGCTTTTGCAGGTATAATTAATTTAGTGGAGGATGATTTATCTCCTCTGGGAGAAATTGAACTGACCATTAAAACAAAAAACCCTGAAGAATTTATTGACTGGTTATGCCACCATTAA
- a CDS encoding AAA family ATPase yields the protein MKVIGVTGMPGSGKSIVSRTAESLGMKVVRMGDVIRDEAHKQNKTPGKVAVQLRKEYGKYVVAERCVDIIKNSDETSHTNDKSQLNKSQLFLIEGIRSPWEVEIFKNNFPYFKVIAVHSKPETRFLRLKKRMRSDDSAESEEFRKRDQRELKFGIGEVIANVDYMVVNEGSLGKLKKIVRGIIKDEL from the coding sequence ATGAAAGTAATTGGAGTTACAGGAATGCCTGGATCTGGTAAAAGTATAGTATCCAGGACAGCAGAGAGCCTGGGGATGAAAGTAGTGAGGATGGGTGATGTGATAAGAGATGAAGCCCACAAACAGAATAAAACCCCCGGGAAAGTCGCAGTTCAACTACGTAAGGAGTACGGGAAATATGTGGTTGCAGAACGATGCGTAGATATTATAAAGAATTCAGATGAAACTTCCCATACCAATGATAAATCACAGTTAAATAAATCTCAATTATTTCTTATTGAAGGTATTCGCAGTCCATGGGAGGTTGAAATATTTAAAAACAACTTCCCCTATTTTAAAGTCATTGCTGTCCATTCTAAGCCTGAAACTCGTTTTTTGAGGCTTAAAAAAAGGATGAGATCTGATGACTCTGCAGAGTCTGAGGAGTTTCGAAAAAGGGACCAGAGAGAACTTAAGTTCGGGATAGGGGAGGTTATTGCCAATGTTGACTACATGGTAGTTAACGAGGGTAGTTTAGGTAAACTTAAAAAAATTGTGCGGGGAATTATAAAAGATGAATTGTAA
- a CDS encoding phosphopantothenate/pantothenate synthetase — protein sequence MHEISLNHPRYNSLILREKMAKAYQEGILADTALIAHGRGEAFDYILGEKTNLPAIKAIKVGVSAMLLAENPVISVNGNSGVLAAEKIVELSRLIPATIEINLFYRTPQRVRKMEELLENAGAEKILGRQEDDYVPIAGLEGPRSRAHPEGVSRADVVLVPLEDGDRAEALVKSGKKVITIDLNPLSRTAQTASITIVDNVVRTIPLMIQELEKLKEYPRDQLIDMVNEFDNKKNISKSLEMISNHFNKEVSS from the coding sequence ATGCATGAAATATCCCTAAATCATCCCCGGTATAATTCTCTTATTTTAAGGGAAAAAATGGCCAAAGCTTACCAGGAAGGAATTCTAGCAGATACTGCCCTGATTGCCCATGGTAGGGGTGAGGCATTTGACTATATTTTAGGTGAAAAGACGAATCTGCCTGCAATCAAAGCCATTAAAGTAGGAGTTTCTGCCATGTTACTGGCTGAAAATCCTGTGATATCTGTTAATGGGAATTCTGGTGTTCTTGCTGCGGAAAAAATCGTTGAACTATCACGTTTGATTCCTGCCACCATTGAGATCAATTTATTCTATCGCACCCCGCAGCGGGTAAGAAAAATGGAGGAATTATTGGAAAATGCAGGTGCAGAAAAGATTCTTGGTAGGCAAGAGGATGATTATGTTCCTATAGCTGGTCTGGAAGGTCCCAGATCTCGTGCACATCCCGAGGGCGTTAGCCGAGCTGATGTAGTTTTAGTGCCATTGGAGGATGGTGACAGGGCAGAAGCGCTGGTAAAATCCGGTAAAAAGGTTATAACAATTGATTTGAATCCTTTATCACGAACAGCTCAAACTGCATCAATAACTATTGTTGATAATGTGGTACGAACCATACCATTGATGATTCAGGAACTGGAAAAACTAAAAGAATATCCCAGAGATCAGTTGATAGATATGGTTAATGAATTTGATAACAAGAAAAATATTTCTAAATCACTGGAAATGATATCCAACCATTTTAATAAAGAAGTGTCATCATGA
- a CDS encoding DUF2101 family protein, which yields MGLFSKIGNSILGFFSVLGAIILAIPKIPQKLRNIDRDRVKEKIDTETLKENVSKVKNKVTVDEKTLPIINNEKISSKEPVQRKSEEKTESDTLLISVPFTSKEKEDTIFRLQLLSAAFLILSVIYLFNFISIIIYGILGILIVAYTLYILFNRVKLMYGPEFPAYRDFFLMYIAVGIILVIVSTNTNLLMAFSLSFFPSLTILIFAVVAVVAVYLIFRIRYHRDFTYGTIIEAGEKMAYVKVEYDIRSNVKPDVYIVDNSYGALTGETVKLKTEEKIFSNAGNKPISVMETVSKI from the coding sequence ATGGGATTATTCAGTAAAATTGGAAACAGTATACTGGGATTTTTCTCAGTTCTGGGGGCCATAATCCTTGCCATACCAAAAATTCCCCAGAAACTGCGAAATATTGATCGAGACCGGGTTAAAGAAAAAATTGACACAGAAACTTTGAAAGAAAATGTTTCCAAGGTTAAAAATAAAGTAACTGTTGATGAAAAAACCCTTCCGATCATTAATAATGAAAAAATCTCATCAAAAGAACCGGTCCAGAGGAAAAGTGAAGAGAAAACTGAATCAGACACTCTTCTTATCTCAGTCCCTTTCACATCCAAAGAAAAGGAAGATACCATTTTTCGTCTGCAACTATTATCCGCAGCATTTTTAATTTTATCAGTTATTTATCTGTTTAACTTCATTTCAATTATAATATATGGGATTTTAGGAATTTTAATAGTAGCCTATACATTATATATCCTATTTAACCGGGTTAAATTAATGTACGGCCCAGAATTCCCTGCCTATCGAGATTTCTTTTTAATGTACATAGCAGTGGGAATTATCCTGGTAATAGTAAGCACCAATACTAACTTGCTAATGGCATTTTCACTAAGTTTCTTCCCGTCACTAACCATCCTGATATTTGCAGTTGTAGCTGTTGTAGCTGTATACCTCATATTTAGAATACGTTACCATCGTGATTTCACATATGGGACTATTATTGAGGCGGGGGAGAAAATGGCTTACGTAAAGGTAGAATATGACATCCGTTCCAATGTTAAACCGGATGTTTATATTGTGGACAATAGTTACGGAGCGTTAACGGGTGAAACAGTGAAATTGAAGACAGAAGAAAAGATTTTCAGTAACGCAGGAAATAAACCCATAAGTGTAATGGAAACTGTGAGTAAAATCTAG